The following are from one region of the Corylus avellana chromosome ca1, CavTom2PMs-1.0 genome:
- the LOC132162149 gene encoding uncharacterized protein LOC132162149, protein MWRFKPFMQKEPTGLEGRSIDVGNLKIHVRNAIAEGGFSCVYLARDAVNVSKQYALKHIICNDEESLDLVVKEISVMKSLKGHPNVVTLYAHTVLDMGRNKEALLVMEFCEKSLVNVLESRGSGFFDEKQVLSIFRDVCNAVFAMHCQSPPIAHRDLKAENVLLGPDGLWKLCDYGSTSTNHKRFEKPEEMGIEEDNIRKHTTPAYRSPEMWDLYRRDLINEKVDIWALGCLLFRICYFKSAFDGESKLQILNGNYRIPELPKYTSSVTDLIRDMLQASPENRPDITQVWFRVNDQLPANLQKSLPDRPPEMQSTDILEGVVKPANKAHPVPRRSPPPPPSSVEPTRNASQPSSRTEGGGGQLGAFWSTQHAKVSVAAEDRTRPKFDEEPTSHSTSKHDRFHIENHPLPRNTSPAKEANIETHAVRRNTHGKSHKSGDGPSKDFEMTFSQKDTDYSTEGRPKPSKTESTATFQDAAFNTFVAEFDTNKLSPGGSNSKSRKDEVLEAEVEMLKEQLKQSYLEKAEITSKFEKLSAICRSQRQEIQELKQAVSARTPSPNKDALKNQTLPGTRPVATPLHREKIEATVWDPEQEESDWNTASPEPKPWNAFAEEPTSQQLLSKDKPTKSVRTRNGHPNKQAAPVNTGFDTWGFGTESFSAAPTTSHQIPRPVSDGYNSQRIGQAKITESKPASQPAGWAGF, encoded by the exons ATGTGGAGGTTCAAACCATTTATGCAAAAAGAACCGACTGGTCTTGAAGGCCGCTCTATCGATGTTGGCAATCTTAAAATTCATGTCCGAAATGCCATTGCCGAAGGAGGGTTCTCTTGCGTCTATTTAGCTCGGGATGCTGTGAATGTCTCAAAGCAGTATGCTTTAAAGCACATAATATGTAATGATGAGGAATCACTGGACCTGGTAGTGAAAGAGATCTCAGTGATGAAGTCACTCAAAGGACATCCGAATGTTGTCACACTCTATGCGCATACCGTCCTGGATATGGGACGGAATAAGGAAGCACTCCTTGTGATGGAATTTTGTGAGAAGTCCCTTGTTAATGTGCTGGAGAGCAGAGGATCTGGGTTTTTTGATGAAAAACAGGTTCTCTCAATCTTTAGGGATGTGTGTAATGCTGTGTTTGCAATGCATTGTCAATCCCCGCCCATTGCACACAG agaCTTGAAAGCTGAGAATGTTCTGCTGGGGCCTGATGGATTGTGGAAGTTGTGTGATTATGGAAGCACCTCTACCAATCACAAGCGCTTTGAGAAGCCTGAAGAAATGGGTATCGAAGAAGACAATATCAGGAAGCATACAACACCTGCTTACAGGTCCCCTGAG ATGTGGGATCTTTATCGGAGAGACCTTATAAATGAGAAGGTAGACATATGG GCTCTTGGGTGCCTCCTCTTTCGGATATGCTACTTCAAAAGTGCATTTGATGGAGAATCAAAGCTACAAATCTTGAATGGAAACTATCGCATTCCAGAGCTACCTAAATATACCTCATCTGTTACGGACCTTATCAGAGACATGCTCCAAGCTTCACCAGAAAACAGACCAGACATCACGCAG GTGTGGTTTCGTGTTAATGACCAGTTACCTGCTAACTTACAGAAGTCTTTACCTGATAGGCCACCTGAAATGCAGTCTACGGACATACTTGAAG GTGTTGTAAAGCCTGCAAATAAGGCACATCCAGTGCCTCGCAGAagtccaccaccaccaccttcgTCTGTAGAACCAACTAGAAACGCATCACAACCTTCATCCAGGACAGAGGGAGGTGGGGGGCAGCTTGGTGCATTCTGGTCCACGCAGCATGCCAAGGTCTCAGTTGCTGCTGAGGACAGGACAAGACCCAAATTCGATGAAGAACCAACAAGCCATAGCACATCAAAACACGACAGATTTCATATAGAGAACCATCCTTTACCTAGGAATACTAGCCCTGCAAAAGAGGCAAATATAGAAACTCATGCTGTTCGAAGAAATACACATGGTAAGTCACACAAGTCTGGTGATGGCCCTTCCAAGGACTTTGAGATGACGTTTTCTCAGAAGGATACAGACTACAGCACAGAGGGGAGGCCAAAACCATCAAAAACTGAGAGCACAGCTACTTTTCAAGATGCGgcttttaacacttttgttgcTGAATTTGATACCAATAAGTTAAGTCCCGGCGGTAGTAATAGCAAATCAAGAAAAGATGAAGTATTAGAGGCTGAAGTGGAGATGCTGAAAGAGCAGCTGAAGCAATCTTACTTGGAGAAGGCTGAAATAACTTCCAAATTTGAAAAGCTGTCTGCCATTTGTCGATCTCAAAGGCAGGAGATACAGGAGCTGAAGCAAGCAGTTTCTGCTAGAACTCCATCACCAAATAAAGATGCTTTGAAAAATCAAACTTTGCCTGGAACTCGGCCTGTTGCGACTCCTTTG CATAGGGAGAAAATTGAAGCAACAGTTTGGGACCCAGAACAAGAAGAATCTGACTGGAATACTGCGAGCCCAGAGCCAAAGCCATGGAATGCATTTGCTGAGGAACCTACGTCACAGCAGCTTCTTTCAAAGGACAAGCCTACAAAATCTGTCAGGACAAGAAATGGTCACCCGAACAAGCAGGCTGCTCCAGTAAATACTGGTTTTGATACTTGGGGATTTGGAACAGAGAGTTTTTCTGCTGCCCCCACTACCAGCCATCAGATTCCAAGACCCGTCAGTGACGGATATAATTCACAGCGCATTGGTCAGGCAAAGATCACGGAGAGCAAGCCAGCTTCTCAACCTGCTGGATGGGCTGGTTTTTGA
- the LOC132173775 gene encoding beta-glucosidase 12-like, with protein MVIRGPLILFLFVQLVASGGVATPNYVNRSSFPAGFLFGTASSSYQYEGAANEGGRGPSIWDTFTQRYPDKIKDHTSGVLADDSYHRYKEDVGIMKDIGFDAYRFSISWSRLLPSGKLSGGVNPEGITYYNNLINELLSNGLKPFVTLFHWDLPQALDDAYGGFLNPQIVNDFIEYSELCYREFGDRVKHWITLNEPLTFTSLGYAYGSFPPARCSKWLPLSCAGGDSGTEPYVVAHHQILAHAAAVNVYRDKYQPSQKGEIGIALNSPWIVPLTRSTADNDAASRGLAFSYGWFMEPLKSGSYPAEMVTHIGERLPQFSREQSSMVKGSFDFIGINYYTANYASNVRCQTQQLSYLTDSCLRFTSERNGIPIGPKAASDWLFMYPQGIQDLLLYTKNKFNNPAIYITENGVDELNNGKVSLEDNMRIDYYNTHLSFVQSAIMNGVNVKGYFAWSLLDNFEWGDGYTVRFGMVHVDYEDGLKRYPKNSAKWFKKFLNPTKHIK; from the exons ATGGTGATTAGAGGCCCtctcattctctttctctttgtccAGCTGGTGGCTTCCGGTGGCGTTGCCACTCCCAATTATGTTAATCGTAGCAGTTTTCCGGCGGGATTCCTATTTGGCACAGCTTCATCTTCTTACCAG TATGAAGGCGCAGCAAATGAAGGTGGTAGAGGACCAAGTATATGGGACACTTTCACTCAGAGATACCCAG ATAAGATAAAGGACCATACTAGTGGGGTGCTTGCCGATGATTCATATCATCGTTACaag GAAGATGTGGGTATAATGAAGGACATCGGATTTGATGCTTACAGATTCTCTATCTCTTGGTCCAGGCTATTACCCA GTGGAAAATTGAGTGGGGGAGTGAACCCTGAAGGAATTACATATTACAACAATCTCATTAACGAGCTTCTATCCAATG GATTGAAGCCATTTGTGACTCTTTTCCACTGGGACCTTCCACAAGCACTTGATGATGCCTATGGAGGTTTTCTGAATCCCCAAATTGT GAATGACTTCATAGAATATTCTGAGCTATGCTACAGAGAATTTGGTGATAGAGTGAAGCATTGGATCACCTTAAATGAGCCACTCACCTTCACTAGCTTGGGGTATGCATATGGTTCATTTCCACCAGCCAGGTGCTCAAAGTGGTTGCCCTTAAGCTGCGCTGGGGGTGATTCGGGGACTGAACCCTATGTGGTTGCACACCACCAGATTCTTGCTCATGCAGCTGCAGTCAACGTCTATAGGGACAAATACCAG CCATCTCAGAAGGGAGAAATTGGGATTGCACTAAATTCACCATGGATCGTGCCATTAACCCGGTCAACTGCAGACAATGATGCAGCATCTCGAGGACTTGCTTTCAGCTATGGCTG GTTTATGGAACCTCTAAAATCTGGATCCTACCCAGCAGAAATGGTTACCCATATAGGAGAACGTCTGCCACAATTTTCGAGGGAGCAATCTTCAATGGTTAAAGGAtcttttgatttcattgggataAACTACTACACTGCAAATTACGCTTCAAATGTTCGTTGCCAAACTCAACAGCTTAGCTACCTCACAGATTCATGCCTAAGATTTACAA GTGAGCGAAATGGGATTCCCATCGGTCCAAAg GCTGCTTCGGATTGGCTTTTTATGTATCCACAAGGAATTCAAGATCTTTTGCTCTacaccaaaaataaattcaacaaCCCAGCCATCTACATAACTGAAAACG GAGTCGATGAGCTTAATAATGGTAAAGTCTCTCTTGAAGACAACATGAGAATTGACTACTACAATACCCATCTTTCATTTGTTCAAAGTGCCATAAT GAATGGAGTGAATGTGAAGGGATACTTTGCATGGTCATTATTGGATAACTTCGAATGGGGCGATGGATACACCGTTCGGTTTGGGATGGTGCATGTAGATTATGAGGACGGGTTAAAAAGATACCCTAAAAACTCAGCCAAGTGGTTCAAGAAGTTTCTAAATCCAAcgaaacatataaaataa
- the LOC132167270 gene encoding uncharacterized protein LOC132167270, which translates to MEGQEGPAPTNPSAKDAPLCEECKANPSKYKCPGCSVRSCSLLCVKAHKQRAGCTGKRNQTQFVPLSQFDDNLLVSDYNLLEEVKRVAESAQRVRTKLCGNAHFKLPCHLNSLRSAAASRRTKLLLLPNGMSKREKNQTRYNKRKKSISWTIEWRFHSTNVVLHDHGVNENMNLYSIIENHLKPGPWNHPLRQFCEEQLDCLKFFIRKYPKGPGSPFCELDVKAPIKQQLANMVILEYPVIYVFLPSHSYDSEVVKEANLVTHKPELKDSGSNPSPQGVLFKEEEIDDDNNSSDPRVCDLMKHLSSSPMHQFPHWNRRSEKATNNSSERPLLARAAAGNMSHSSSNTNEPGVSEMMEFDFDQGLIDAYSDLMADINPDDFLDLEGEFAEEVDVEERIDISGVRGVFSAEELEEGEILE; encoded by the exons ATGGAGGGCCAAGAAGGTCCAGCTCCGACGAACCCAAGCGCCAAAGACGCACCTTTGTGCGAGGAGTGCAAAGCGAACCCATCAAAGTACAAGTGCCCAGGTTGCTCCGTGCGCTCTTGTAGCCTTCTTTGCGTCAAAGCTCACAAGCAACGCGCTGGGTGTACGGGAAAGAGGAACCAAACTCAGTTCGTCCCGCTCTCTCAGTTCGACGATAATCTGCTCGTCTCTG ATTATAATTTACTTGAGGAAGTGAAGAGGGTTGCAGAATCTGCTCAGAGAGTGAGAACTAAGTTGTGTGGGAATGCTCATTTTAAGTTACCATGTCACCTTAACAGCCTTCGGAGTGCTGCTGCAAGTCGGAGGACAAAACTACTATTGCTCCCTAATGGAAtgtcaaaaagagagaaaaatcaaaCTCGATACAACAAAAG GAAGAAATCTATCTCGTGGACCATTGAGTGGCGGTTTCACTCAACAAATGTCGTTTTACATGATCACGG AGTGAATGAAAATATGAACCTCTACTCCATTATTGAGAATCATCTAAAACCTGGGCCATGGAATCATCCGCTAAGGCAATTCTGTGAGGAACAGCTTGATTGTCTCAAGTTTTTCATCCGTAAATATCCTAag GGTCCTGGGTCACCTTTCTGTGAGTTGGACGTAAAGGCCCCAATAAAGCAACAATTAGCCAATATGGTTATATTGGAGTATCCTGTAATATATGTATTTCTCCCTTCACACAGCTATGATTCTGAAGTCGTTAAAGAAGCCAATCTAGTTACTCATAAACCAGAGCTTAAAGATTCTGGAAGCAATCCAAGCCCACAAGGTGTTCTCTTCAAGGAGGAGGAAATAGATGATGACAACAATTCTTCAGATCCTCGTGTTTGTGATCTCATGAAGCATTTGAGTTCAAGTCCAATGCATCAATTCCCCCACTGGAACAGGAGGTCTGAGAAAGCGACAAATAACTCATCAGAAAGGCCTTTGTTGGCAAGAGCGGCAGCAGGCAACATGTCACATTCCAGCTCCAATACCAATGAACCAGGAGTTTCTGAAATGATGGAGTTTGATTTTGATCAGGGCCTAATAGATGCATACTCAGATCTAATGGCAGACATTAATCCTGATGACTTCCTTGATTTGGAAGGAGAGTTTGCTGAGGAAGTGGATGTAGAAGAAAGAATAGATATCTCAGGTGTCCGTGGAGTTTTCTCAGCAGAGGAATTAGAGGAAGGAGAGATTCTTGAATAA
- the LOC132173782 gene encoding tobamovirus multiplication protein 2A-like gives MAKRPFVEFLLQLINFIFSLCGLGVLFYGLFCLIKWKQQASVQSDHHDTDEAEHPIDDCSILIHRQCCLIGFLQLELAVAAFMIIDHSWNKVVPADRSGNFYSVYYFLNKNWTIMRWIALAVLILQVIALLLALYLRYVFSRAKHVSSDDESVDYPRKLQAFVGRKSK, from the exons ATGGCTAAGAGACCATTTGTGGAGTTCCTTCTGCAGCTTATCAACTTCATTTTCTCCCTCTGTGGCCTAGGTGTACTGTTTTATGGGCTATTTTGTTTGATCAAGTGGAAACAGCAGGCTTCAGTGCAATCTGATCATCATGATACTGACGAAGCAGAGCACCCAATCGACGATTGCTCGATATTGATCCATCGCCAGTGTTGTCTGATAGGCTTCCTACAGCTTG AATTAGCAGTTGCAGCTTTCATGATCATTGATCACAGCTGGAACAAG GTTGTGCCTGCAGATAGAAGTGGCAACTTTTACTCGGTCTACTACTTTTTGAACAAGAACTGGACAATCATGAGATGGATTGCTCTTGCGGTTCTTATCTTACAg GTTATTGCTCTACTACTAGCTTTGTATTTACGGTACGTGTTCAGCCGAGCCAAACATGTGAGCAGCGACGATGAGAGTGTTGACTATCCTCGAAAATTACAAGCATTTGTTGGGAGGAAGAGTAAGTAA